The following coding sequences are from one Nicotiana tabacum cultivar K326 chromosome 1, ASM71507v2, whole genome shotgun sequence window:
- the LOC107805507 gene encoding glucan endo-1,3-beta-glucosidase 5, which translates to MGMMGMKDGIWISMILGFMVLGKVYGIGANWGTQATHPLPPNIVVKLLKDNGIQKVKLFDADADIFKALSGSGIEVMVGIPNEMLYSLANSLGAAEKWVEKNISSFVSSNSVDIKYVAVGNEPFLSQFNGTFLSTTFPAIQNIQAALIKAGLGNRVKVTVPLNADVYESSSEKPSTGDFRQDIRDLMVNIVKFLNDNGGAFTVNIYPFISLYNDPNFPADYAFFDGYSNAIDDNGKIYNNVFDANHDTLLWALQKNGYPNMSIIIGEIGWPTDGDNNANLKAAQRFNQGFMTHISGGKGTPMRPGPIDAYLFSLIDEDAKSIQPGNFERHWGIFYFDGTAKYNLSLGANNGELVPASGVRYLARQWCVLSLSASLDDPQLADSVGYACSHADCTSLGHGTSCADLDTRGNISYAFNSYYQENDQLPTACKFPNLSMVTNTDPSPPGGNCKFKIMIQASSPKNHKSNAFTSKPVNMMFLVIISLLSVL; encoded by the exons ATGGGAATGATGGGGATGAAAGATGGTATTTGGATATCAATGATTTTGGGGTTTATGGTATTAGGAAAAGTGTATGGAATTGGAGCAAATTGGGGAACACAAGCAACACATCCTTTGCCACCAAACATAGTAGTGAAGCTGCTCAAGGACAATGGAATTCAGAAAGTGAAGCTGTTTGATGCAGATGCAGATATCTTTAAAGCACTGAGTGGGTCTGGAATTGAAGTAATGGTTGGAATCCCAAATGAAATGCTTTATAGTTTAGCTAACAGTTTGGGTGCTGCTGAGAAATGGGTTGAGAAGAATATCTCTTCATTTGTCTCTTCCAACAGTGTTGATATCAA ATATGTTGCAGTTGGAAATGAACCATTTCTATCTCAGTTTAATGGAACATTTCTGTCAACAACATTCCCAGCTATTCAAAATATCCAGGCAGCCCTCATAAAAGCCGGTCTTGGCAATCGGGTGAAAGTAACTGTTCCTCTCAATGCCGATGTATACGAGAGTTCGAGTGAAAAACCTTCAACAGGTGACTTCAGGCAAGACATTCGTGATCTCATGGTGAACATTGTCAAGTTCTTGAATGACAATGGTGGTGCATTTACTGTCAATATCTATCCTTTTATAAGTCTCTACAATGACCCCAACTTTCCTGCTGACTATGCTTTCTTCGACGGATACTCAAATGCCATCGATGACAATGGGAAAATTTACAACAACGTGTTCGATGCAAACCACGATACCCTGCTTTGGGCGTTGCAGAAAAATGGATACCCAAATATGTCGATCATAATAGGGGAAATCGGATGGCCAACAGACGGAGACAATAATGCAAACTTAAAGGCTGCCCAGAGATTCAACCAAGGATTCATGACTCACATTTCAGGTGGAAAGGGGACTCCAATGAGGCCTGGCCCTATAGATGCTTACCTGTTCAGCCTGATCGATGAGGATGCGAAAAGCATCCAGCCTGGTAACTTCGAACGCCATTGGGGAATATTTTACTTCGATGGTACGGCTAAATACAATCTTTCCCTGGGTGCAAACAATGGAGAATTAGTACCAGCAAGCGGTGTTCGTTACCTGGCTCGCCAGTGGTGCGTGCTGTCGCTCTCGGCCAGTCTTGATGATCCACAGCTAGCTGATAGTGTGGGCTATGCATGTTCACACGCTGATTGCACCAGCCTCGGACATGGGACATCGTGCGCTGATCTGGATACCCGTGGCAACATTTCATATGCATTCAACAGTTATTATCAGGAAAACGATCAGCTACCTACTGCCTGCAAGTTTCCGAACCTTTCCATGGTCACAAACACAGATCCATCACCACCGGGTGGAAACTGTAAATTCAAAATAATGATCCAAGCAAGTAGTCCTAAAAACCATAAGAGTAATGCATTTACATCTAAGCCTGTCAATATGATGTTTTTGGTTATAATTTCTTTGTTGAGTGTTTTGTAA